One genomic window of Oncorhynchus keta strain PuntledgeMale-10-30-2019 unplaced genomic scaffold, Oket_V2 Un_contig_2759_pilon_pilon, whole genome shotgun sequence includes the following:
- the LOC127922901 gene encoding fish-egg lectin-like has translation MRVTAAVLLVLCLLTISHAWDCQEVENIKNLMQIDAGLGQVVATDTSQIPYYLVGDEWIRLPGSLKHITVGPAGIWGVNKDYAIYKYVAGNWVQAAGLLKQLDAGGEQFIVGANMDDTPFCLTHSATVGYKGPGSPLPWTGLPGAVKYYSCGPFGCWAVNKNDDIFLMSLNQDCQNNGWSHIDGKLSMIEVATDGRVFGVNSEGSVYTRDGITASKPEGTGWSNIPMCMRMGHVTYDLGRLWVISKSGVTMVCTP, from the exons ATGAGAGTCACTGCAGCCGTCCTATTGGTCCTCTGTCTCCTGACCATCAGTCATG CCTGGGACTGTCAGGAGGTAGAAAACATCAAGAATCTGATGCAGATCGATGCAGGACTGGGACAAGTGGTTGCTACGGACACAAGTCAAATCCCCTACTACCTGGTAGGTGATGAATGGATCCGCCTGCCTGGTTCCCTGAAGCATATCACTGTAGGACCAGCAGGGATCTGGGGTGTCAACAAGGACTATGCAATCTACAAGTATGTGGCCGGTAACTGGGTGCAAGCTGCAG GCCTTCTGAAACAGTTGGATGCTGGAGGTGAACAGTTTATTGTGGGGGCCAACATGGACGATACTCCATTCTGTCTGACACATAGTGCCACAGTTGGCTACAAGGGTCCAGGCTCACCTCTTCCATGGACAGGATTGCCAGGAGCTGTGAAGTACTACAGTTGTGGACCCTTTGGGTGCTGGGCAGTCAACAAGAATGATGATATCTTCTTAATGAGT CTGAATCAAGACTGTCAAAACAACGGGTGGAGTCACATTGACGGCAAGCTTTCCATGATTGAGGTGGCAACTGATGGTCGTGTCTTTGGGGTCAACTCTGAGGGTAGTGTTTATACCAG AGACGGCATCACAGCCAGTAAACCAGAGGGCACCGGATGGAGCAATATCCCAATGTGCATGCGCATGGGCCACGTGACCTATGACCTGGGCCGTCTTTGGGTCATCTCCAAGTCTGGAGTCACCATGGTGTGCACACCTTAG